From Deferribacterota bacterium:
TACACCAAATAATAAAATTTACAATATATTAACAGTTAACCTTTTAAATCAATTAATTGATTATTTGCAATCATTAGACTCATCTATAAAGATTATAAGATTCTTTGGGACAAAGGGATCCTTTGCTGTTGGCGCTGATATTAAAACATTGAAGAAATATTCTGCTGTAGCAGCCAAAAAATTCTCCCTATTGGGCAATAAACTATTTAATTTAATCTCAGATGATAGGTTTATAACAATTGCAGAAATAGATGGCTATTGCATGGGTGGTGGTGTTGATTTTGCAGCAAGCTGTGATTTCAGGTTTGCAACTAGAAAAAGTGTTTTTGCTCATCCTGGTGTAAATTTAGGTTTTATTACAGGTTTTGGCGGCACAGCAAGAATTCCAAGAATCACTAAATTTTCATTTGTAAAAGAATTTTTCTACACAGGCCATACTTTTAAAGCAAATGAAATGTTAAATAGTGGCTTTCTCTTAAAGACCTTTGAAAGCACAGCGTTAATGCATAAGTATACAAAAGATTTTATAAATAAATTAAAAATAAAAAACTTATTATATAAAAATGAATTATATAAGAGGTAATAGATGAGGCTTTCTAACTATTTTATTTCCACACTAAGAGAGGCACCTGCTGAGGCAGAGGTAATAAGTCATAAACTTATGATAAGAGCCGGGCTTTTAATGCAGGTTGCTGCTGGCATATATAATTATCTACCCTTAGGCTTACGTGTTTTACAAAAGATTGAAGCAATTGTTAGGACTGCTATGAATGAAGCTGGTGCAATAGAACTATTAATGCCAGCCATGGTTCCTAAAGAGTTATGGGTAGAATCAGGTAGATGGGAAAAATATGGTAAAGAGCTATTGCGTATAAGAGATAGGAATGATAGAGAATTTTGTTTTGGACCAACCCATGAAGAGGTAATAACAGACATTGTTAGAAAACATATCAAATCCTATAAATCATTACCAATAAATTTATATCAAATCCAAACAAAATTTAGAGATGAAATAAGGCCAAGGTTTGGGCTTATGAGAGCACGTGAATTCATAATGAAAGATGCCTATTCCTTTGACGCAAACGAAGAAGGTGCCAAAATTAGTTATGAGAAAATGTATAGGGCCTATCAAAATATTTTTGATAGATTAGGACTTAGATATAAAATTGTTGAGGCAGACACAGGTGCAATAGGTGGAACCTTCTCACATGAATTTATGGTTTTAGCAAATAGTGGTGAGGATACCATAATATATTGTAAAAACTGCGGATATAGCGCTAATTTAGAAAAGGCGGCCTTAAAAGAAAATCAGAAAGAATCTAAAGAGTTAGAAAAACCCTTAGAGAAAATATCTACACCCAATATAAAAACTGTTCAAGATGTCAGCGAATATCTTAACGTAGGATTAGAAAAAATTGTAAAAACACTAATATTAAAAGCAAAGGACTTTTACTTTGCAGTATTAATTAGCGGTGAACATGAGCTTAATCTTACTAAGGTTAAAAATAATATAACAGAGACAATGCCTGATTTTGCAAGTCAAGAAGAGATTGAAAGATTAACTGGTGGGCCTGTGGGTTTTTCAGGTC
This genomic window contains:
- a CDS encoding proline--tRNA ligase, translated to MRLSNYFISTLREAPAEAEVISHKLMIRAGLLMQVAAGIYNYLPLGLRVLQKIEAIVRTAMNEAGAIELLMPAMVPKELWVESGRWEKYGKELLRIRDRNDREFCFGPTHEEVITDIVRKHIKSYKSLPINLYQIQTKFRDEIRPRFGLMRAREFIMKDAYSFDANEEGAKISYEKMYRAYQNIFDRLGLRYKIVEADTGAIGGTFSHEFMVLANSGEDTIIYCKNCGYSANLEKAALKENQKESKELEKPLEKISTPNIKTVQDVSEYLNVGLEKIVKTLILKAKDFYFAVLISGEHELNLTKVKNNITETMPDFASQEEIERLTGGPVGFSGPIGLNIPVYADYSVKGLKNFVIGANERDTHYINANTSRDFIIEHYYDLRYAKKGDLCINCNSQYESMKGIETGHIFKLGTKYSEALKAYFSDRDGKLRPYIMGCYGIGIGRIASASIEQNHDEKGIIWPIQIAPFEVVIIPINTNDTLIVETAESIYKKLKEQNVDVAIDDRDYRAGVKFNDADLIGYPIRINVGKKAMEKNEVEIYIRSKRKAIFVKYDKLFEKLFDIIEQLKENNFV
- a CDS encoding enoyl-CoA hydratase/isomerase family protein is translated as MLTKDNILSIIFTPNNKIYNILTVNLLNQLIDYLQSLDSSIKIIRFFGTKGSFAVGADIKTLKKYSAVAAKKFSLLGNKLFNLISDDRFITIAEIDGYCMGGGVDFAASCDFRFATRKSVFAHPGVNLGFITGFGGTARIPRITKFSFVKEFFYTGHTFKANEMLNSGFLLKTFESTALMHKYTKDFINKLKIKNLLYKNELYKR